In Methylotenera mobilis JLW8, the following are encoded in one genomic region:
- a CDS encoding HAD-IIIA family hydrolase, with protein MPKKFDLIVWDWDGTLADSTGMIVNAILKAAEQVGLPAITREAASSIIGLGLRESIQALYGDIPATQAQALAAQYNANYYAEEGEILLFSGAADTIVELNKRGFKLAVATGKGRRGLNLALEHAGLTRQFHATRTVDECFSKPHPQMLDELMDHLVVLPERTLMIGDTSYDLQMAKNAGVSAVGVTYGAQPAEHWQHLDPVAQFDAFSDLRQWLLEHA; from the coding sequence ACGTTAGCGGATTCTACCGGCATGATCGTCAATGCCATTTTGAAAGCAGCAGAGCAGGTTGGTTTGCCTGCAATTACGCGTGAAGCTGCAAGTAGTATCATCGGTTTAGGTTTGCGCGAGTCGATTCAGGCGTTATATGGCGATATTCCAGCCACACAGGCGCAAGCACTTGCCGCACAATATAATGCTAATTATTATGCTGAAGAGGGTGAGATACTCTTGTTTTCTGGGGCGGCTGACACCATTGTTGAGCTAAATAAACGTGGCTTTAAATTGGCGGTAGCAACCGGTAAAGGTCGTAGAGGCCTGAACTTGGCTTTGGAGCATGCAGGCTTGACCCGGCAGTTTCATGCCACGCGTACGGTGGATGAGTGCTTTTCTAAGCCGCATCCGCAAATGCTGGATGAGTTGATGGATCACTTAGTGGTGCTGCCTGAGCGTACCTTAATGATAGGTGACACCAGTTATGATTTACAGATGGCTAAAAATGCAGGGGTTAGTGCCGTTGGCGTCACTTACGGAGCACAGCCTGCAGAGCATTGGCAGCATCTAGACCCAGTTGCACAATTTGATGCATTTTCCGATTTGCGTCAGTGGTTATTAGAACACGCTTAG